The genomic window CTTGGAACAGCTCCTTTGGAGCACTTTTATTGGAGGTGAAGGTGAGGATGCCGCTTTGTCGATCGCCATTCGGAGCGACAGCCTACTGGTCATCTGTGGAGGTACAGATTCTGAAGAACTGCCTAGTACTCCAGCCGCTCTGTTCAATTCCTATCAAGGAGGATCGGCCGATGCCTGGGTGATGGTCTATGACCCTCTGGCGGATTCTATCCTGCACATGAGCTATTGGGGCACCTCAAGCCGAGATCAAGCCTACATGGTAGAATTGGATAGCCAGGACAATGTGCATCTGTTCGGCCAGACGGCCAACGGAGATGCTCTGATCATCAATGCAGATCATTTTGACCTGAACAGTGGACAATTCATCACTAAGATGTCACCGGAATTCGATGGGCTGATATGGAGCACAGCCTTTGGAAATGGCAATGGACAGCCCAACATCTCTCCTACTGCCTTCCTGGTAGATGTCTGTGACCGCATCTACCTGAGCGGTTGGGGCGGCCCTACCGGTCCCAATAATCTGACTGTGACCGGACTCGAAGTGACCGATGATGCCTTTCAGGATGAGACTTCGAGCGGAGATTTCTATCTCATGGCCTTGGCAGATGATGCTTCCGAACTGCTCTATGGAAGCTTCTATGGAGGTGATCAAAGCAACGAGCATGTAGATGGTGGCACGAGCCGATTCGATAAGAAAGGAAAGGTCTATCAAGCCGTCTGTGCCGGTTGTCAAGGCAACAGCGATTTTCCCATATTTCCTACAGATGCGCATTCTGCTGAGAATGGAAGTACGGGATGCAACCTAGGCGTGTTCAAGATGGACTTCGATCTACCCCTGGTCATTGCGGATTTCATCTATGAACCCATTTGCCTTCCGGATTCGGTGACATTTCTCAATACCAGTGAAGGTGGACTGGACTTCCAGTGGGACTTCGGAGATGGCAATAGCAGTAATGACTATCAACCTACGCATCTCTATGATACACCGGGTCTCTACACCGTCTCACTCACCGTGAGCGATCCGATGAGCTGCAATCTCATCGACAGCATTCAGAAAGAGATCTTCATCTTCGATAGCAACGGAGTGCAACTCTCCGACACGACCATCTGTGCAGGTGAAAGCGTACAGATCGGTTTCGACCCGCTCCCTATCCCAGGTCTGAGCTATTCATGGACGCAGGGAGAATTCCTCTCAGAAGATGATGTTGCTGACCCCATCGCAACGGTCGCAGAGTCCACCCTCTTTACGCTGGTGATCGACAATGGGGTATGTCCCAGCTCAGCCACGCAATGGGTCCAAATCAACGACCTGGGATTGGAACTCAGTCCGGATACGATCATTTGTGATGATTCTTCGGTCATACTTACAGCTACGAGCACTGAAGATGACGTGAGCTACGTCTGGTCCACCCTACCATCCTTTCTGGACACCTTATCCGCCACTGATTCATTGACCCTCACTCCGCTCTTCACAGATATATACTATGTAGCGGCTGAAGGTCCGTGCCGAGCAGAAGACGCTGTGGTGGTCTCTATATTCTCTGAGTTCATCCAAGTGTCTCCCGATACCTTTATCTGCGCAGGAGAACCTGTGAATCTGCAGTTGAGCAATCAAAGTTCGATTGAGGGCCTCGATATACTTTGGACTCCTGAATCTACGATCCTTGAAGGCCAAGGTACCGAGGAAGTCACGGTAAGTGTCTCGGAGGACCAATGGATCGGTGTTCTTGTAGAAAGTCCAGCGGGATGTCAGGTGGAAGATTCGGTGTTTGTTGAAGTGTCCGATCTCTCCTTTCTGCAAGCTGAAGCATGGGCCGAACCCGACCTCATACCTCTAGGTGAATCCTCCCAACTCTCTTCAGAACCGATAGGTCCATATGACTATCAATGGACACCTCCTACCGGTCTGAGTTCTTCCTCCATTGCCGACCCTTTTGCTTCTCCCGATCAGACGACCACCTACACCATCACCATCTCCGATGAACAGTCCAACGGAAGGTGTCAACGATCGGACACAGTGACCGTCAAGGTATTCGAATTCCTATGCTCCTTCCCGACCACCTTTGTACCCAATGCCTTCAGCCCGAATGCGGATGGGAACAATGATGTACTCTTCGTGCGTGGGAAGTACATCCAAGAGCTTAATCTCAAGATCTATGACCGCTGGGGAGAAATGGTCTTTGAGACGCAAGACCCGAACGTGGGATGGGACGGCACCTTCAGAGGGAAAGAGCTCGAACCCGCAGTCTATGTCT from Flavobacteriales bacterium includes these protein-coding regions:
- a CDS encoding T9SS type B sorting domain-containing protein; the encoded protein is YQDTQDGSRATISGDYRLRGNTLSYRIGTYDASQELIIDPTLIFSSYSGSTANNFGYTATFDQAGFLYSGSSVFANGYPTSMGAYDMSFNDGNVDIAISKFDTTGTFLVYSTYLGGSADELPHSIIVNELDELYVFGTTGSDNYPVTSEAFDQQFAGADFSLGGIGGLGVDYLSGSDLIVSKLSFDGTELLASSYIGENGMDGLNIQSATKYNYADEIRGEIELDDEGNVIIASCTGRFNGEISFPTTDGAPFESFIGGDQDGVLFSMDPDLEQLLWSTFIGGEGEDAALSIAIRSDSLLVICGGTDSEELPSTPAALFNSYQGGSADAWVMVYDPLADSILHMSYWGTSSRDQAYMVELDSQDNVHLFGQTANGDALIINADHFDLNSGQFITKMSPEFDGLIWSTAFGNGNGQPNISPTAFLVDVCDRIYLSGWGGPTGPNNLTVTGLEVTDDAFQDETSSGDFYLMALADDASELLYGSFYGGDQSNEHVDGGTSRFDKKGKVYQAVCAGCQGNSDFPIFPTDAHSAENGSTGCNLGVFKMDFDLPLVIADFIYEPICLPDSVTFLNTSEGGLDFQWDFGDGNSSNDYQPTHLYDTPGLYTVSLTVSDPMSCNLIDSIQKEIFIFDSNGVQLSDTTICAGESVQIGFDPLPIPGLSYSWTQGEFLSEDDVADPIATVAESTLFTLVIDNGVCPSSATQWVQINDLGLELSPDTIICDDSSVILTATSTEDDVSYVWSTLPSFLDTLSATDSLTLTPLFTDIYYVAAEGPCRAEDAVVVSIFSEFIQVSPDTFICAGEPVNLQLSNQSSIEGLDILWTPESTILEGQGTEEVTVSVSEDQWIGVLVESPAGCQVEDSVFVEVSDLSFLQAEAWAEPDLIPLGESSQLSSEPIGPYDYQWTPPTGLSSSSIADPFASPDQTTTYTITISDEQSNGRCQRSDTVTVKVFEFLCSFPTTFVPNAFSPNADGNNDVLFVRGKYIQELNLKIYDRWGEMVFETQDPNVGWDGTFRGKELEPAVYVYHLDFICIDGQENFEKGNITLIR